The DNA region GCCGCCGGTGCGGCGGGCGCAGCAGGCGCCGGCCCTGGTGGCGGAGCTGCGGGCGCAGCCGGTGCGGCGGGTGGCGCGGGAGCCGCGGCTGGAGGGGGCGGGACCGGCGGGTCGCCTGGCGGCGGAGCCCCGTCTTCGGGATCGGCGACGTCCGGTCCGGCTGGACCATCGGCGACCGCGATGCTCGATCAAGCCCGGGCTGATCTGGCAGACCGCAACTACGCGTCGGCGCTGAGTCGGGCGGAGAGCGTCCTGCAGAGCCTCACCACGACCTCCGTGCATCGGGGCGCGCTGCTCGTCGCGGGCGAGGCCGCGTACGGAACGAAGGACTACGCGCTGGCCTCCCGACACTACGGCGAGTTCCTGTCCAAGAACGGCCACGATCCGGCGGCTCCGCAAATCGCGCTGGCGCTGGGGTGGGCCCAGGTGCGCCTCGGCCATGTCGACAGTGCACAGCGGACGTGGGCGCAGATTTCCCACGTCTTCCCCAGGGACGAGCGCGCGCCGCTCGGGCTGCTGCTGAGCGCCCAGGCTGCGGTGCAGGCCGGCGATGCGAGGGCCGCGCGGCAGTGGTTCGACCAGCTGGTGAAGAGCTACCCCAGCAGCCCGGCGGCCGCCGTCGGCCGGCTGAGCCGGTCGGTGCTCCTGGTGAAAACGGGCCGCGAGAAGGACGCCGGATCCGACCTTCGCGAGCTGATCCGGACCAGGCAGCTGTGCGCCGGGTACGAGCGGCACATCGTGGTCGAGGGCCTGGCCCGCGGCGGAGCCGACGCGCCCCTGATCCGGGTCGACGGTCGCAGCTGTCAGGCTCTGGCGGCGGGCAGTCCCCCGCTGCAGCAGTTCGCCGAGCCGTTCCTCAACGGCGCCGGCGACGCCGAGACCACGCCGGCCGTGCTGCACACGCTGGTCCGGCTCGGCACCGAGGATCGCCTCTGGACGGACGTGCAGGCCCTCTCCAGCGACCTGGTGACCGGCTATCCGACGTATCCATCCAATCCGACGCTGCTCGCCGCGGTGGCCGGTCAGGCGGCGGCCGATCGCCAGTGGTCGGTGGTGCGCGCAACCTACGAGCAGATGCTGGCCCGGTATCCGTCGAACCCCCTCAAGTCGTCGGCGCGCCTGGACTTCGCCGAGTCGCTGCTGCGCACGGGATCGCCGACGCTGGCGCAGGCGCAGATCGCGCAGGTGGCGGCCACCGACCGCTCGCGAGACCAGGCGCCGCGACGCCTGTACCTGCAGGGGCAGGTGTACGAGGCGCTCGGCCGGCCGCATGAGGCGCTGGCCGCCTACGAGCAGCTGGCGCGCGATCACCCGCGCGCGGAATGGACCGCCGAGAGCCTGCTGCCGCGCGCACGCATGATGGACGCGATCGGACGGCGAGCGCAGGCGCGCGCCCTGTTCGAGCGCATCGTGAAGGGCGCCGAGGGCGACGTGTACAGCGAAGCGGCGGTGCGGCTGGGGGAGAGCCTCACCGCGGATGGCCAGGACGCGCTCGCGGTGCGCTGGTTCCTCACCGCGGCGTACCTGAATCCGGATTCGACCTGGGGCCAGCGGGCGCAGCTCGGCGCGGTGCGAGGGCTGGTCGCGACCGGCGATCGGGCGACCGCGGATGCCGTGTACCGCCGCATGGAAGCCTCGACGGCGACCGATCCCGATCTGCTCGGCCGGGCGCGGGCCGCGCTTGCGGCCGGGAACACGAGCCGGTAGAAGGAACGCGCCCACGGGAGGGCTCATGCGATCACGCCCACGACCGACACTGCCGCTCGTCGTGCTGCTCCTCTGCGGAGGCTGCGCCGGCACCGATTTCATGACCGCGGAGCCTGTGCCGACGCGCACCGCCCAGGCCGGTCGGGTGAGCCCGACCAGAGAGCCGCCCCCTCCAGCCACGCGGGTCCAATCCGGAAGCGGGTCCAGTGTCGAGGACCGGCTCGAGCAGATGAACCAGCGCCTCAACCAGGTCGACGAGCGTGTCGAAGGCCTCGCCGGCTCGGTGGGCAACGCGCAGAAGCGAGCGGACGAGGCCTCGAAGAAAGCCGAGACCGTCGACGGGCGCCTGACACGGCTGTGGAAGAACCGCTTCAACCAGGCGACCGCCAGCAGCCTCGAGGTGTACTTCTCGCCGGACAGCATCGAGCTGACCGACGCCGCCCAGACCGCGCTGATCTCGGTGGCCAAGGAGATGGAGGAGCATCCGACGCTGACCGTCGAGCTGGGCGGCTACACCGATCCGCGCGGAGCGACCGACTACAACTACGGCCTCAGCCAGCGACGCGTGGACGCGGTGCGAAAGTTCCTGATGGACAAGGGTATCCAGCTCGCACGGATACAGTCCGCCAGCCTGGGGCCGATCACCAACGCGGACATTCCCGACGCCAAGAAGCGCCGGGTCACCCTGAAGCTGCTGGTCGATCGCGAGTGACCCGGGCCTGACCCTCGGCCCGGGCTTTGCCTTCCGTCTCGTTGTCGCCTAGACTCCGGGCATGGGACGGACGATCGCTCTCCGCTCCGCCGCACCTCCGGGCCGGATACCGACTCGGGGCTCGCTCGCCCCCTAGCCCATCCGGTGGAGCCCTTTCCGATCGTCCGGCATCCCACGGGGGGAGCCCGCGCGCCGATCCTGGTCAGCGTCCCCCACTACGGCACGCAGCCCCTCCCCGACATCACCCGGGACCACTACGCGGAGGCGCGGTTCGAGACCTTCGCCTACGGCTTCGCCGACACGTTCGCGGCCGACCTCTACAGCGACCTGCACGAGCACGGCGCCACCGTGCTGGCCACCCCGTTCTCCCGGATGTTCGTGGACGTCAACCGCCGGCGCGACGACTTCGAGCGCCACGAGGACGAGGTGCGATCCCGCCGCGGCGTGGTGCGCACCCACACGATGCGTGAGGTGGCCATCTTCGCGCGGCCGCTGGGTGCGGACGACCTCGAGACGCGGCTGCGCGCGCTCTACGATCCGTACTATGCGACGCTGGAGCGCCTGCTCGCCGAGCTGCGGGCCATGTACGGCTACGCCTTGCTCCTGGATGGCCACACCGGCAGCCCGCGCCGCATGGGCGACCATCAGGTGATCATCGGCACACGGCACGGCGCCACCTGCGCGCCCCCCCTCGCCGCCGCGGTCGCCCGCGTCTTCACCGACCACGGCTTCGAGGTGCACGACAACGTCACCGGCTACACCGGCGGCAACATCGTGACCACCTTCGGCCAGCCCGAGCGCCACCGCGTCCACGCCCTGCAGCTCGAGGTCAACGCGTCACTGCTCATGACCACCGACCGCGAGGAGTTCATCGCCCACATCACGCGCGGCGGGATTCCCGACAAGGCCGAGGCCAACATCGCCCGCGTGCGCGCCTGCCTCCAGGAGCTGGTGGCCGCGCTGCCCGCGGTGCTGGCCACCCTTCACCACTAGCGCCGTCACCCCGAGGAGCGAGACCCCCTTCATGCCCGATCACGCCGACCGCAAGCTCGAGATCGTCACCGCCGTGCCCGAATCCGCCATGGTGGTCTTCGCGCATCCCGACGACGCGGAGATCGGCTCGGGCGGCGTCATCGCCACGTGGGTGGCCGCGGGCTGCGACGTGAGCTACGTGCTCTGCACCAACGGCGAGGCGGGCACCGCCGATCGCGACCTGACCCCGGAGGCGCTCGTGCGCAAGCGCGAGCAGGAGCAGCGGGCCGCCGCCGACTTCATGGGGGTGCGCCACGTCGAGATGCTCGGCTATCCCGACGGGCGTCTCGAGGACACCCGCGAGTTCCTGGGCGACGTGGTCCGGGCGATCCGCCGCCACCGCCCGCACACCGTGTTCGTCCACGATCCGTACCGCATCAAGGGCTTCCAGCACCGCGACCACCGCAAGGCCGGCATCGTGACCACCGACGCGGTGTATCCGTACGCCCGCGACCACCTGCATTTCGCCGAGCACATCACCGAGGAAGGGCTCGAGCCGCACAAGGTGCGCGAGCTGTGGTACTGGGGCGCCGACGAGCCCGATGTCATCGTGGACGTGGGCGCGGGCATCGACCGTCAGATCGCCGCCCTCGTGCGGCACCAGAGCCAGCTGCCCGGCTTCAACGTGCCGGAAGGCGTGACGATCGGCGAGCGGGTCAGGAAGGGCGCGGCCGAGCTGGGCGCCCCCTACGGCTTCGAGCACGCGGCCTGCTTCCGCCGGCTGCTCGCCCGGCGGTAGCCAGACGAAACGGCGACCGGCCGAGCACCTGGAGTAGTATCTCGATGGGAGGACGCCCATGACCCTGCTGCCACGGACCCGC from Candidatus Methylomirabilota bacterium includes:
- a CDS encoding tetratricopeptide repeat protein, translated to MLDQARADLADRNYASALSRAESVLQSLTTTSVHRGALLVAGEAAYGTKDYALASRHYGEFLSKNGHDPAAPQIALALGWAQVRLGHVDSAQRTWAQISHVFPRDERAPLGLLLSAQAAVQAGDARAARQWFDQLVKSYPSSPAAAVGRLSRSVLLVKTGREKDAGSDLRELIRTRQLCAGYERHIVVEGLARGGADAPLIRVDGRSCQALAAGSPPLQQFAEPFLNGAGDAETTPAVLHTLVRLGTEDRLWTDVQALSSDLVTGYPTYPSNPTLLAAVAGQAAADRQWSVVRATYEQMLARYPSNPLKSSARLDFAESLLRTGSPTLAQAQIAQVAATDRSRDQAPRRLYLQGQVYEALGRPHEALAAYEQLARDHPRAEWTAESLLPRARMMDAIGRRAQARALFERIVKGAEGDVYSEAAVRLGESLTADGQDALAVRWFLTAAYLNPDSTWGQRAQLGAVRGLVATGDRATADAVYRRMEASTATDPDLLGRARAALAAGNTSR
- a CDS encoding OmpA family protein encodes the protein MNQRLNQVDERVEGLAGSVGNAQKRADEASKKAETVDGRLTRLWKNRFNQATASSLEVYFSPDSIELTDAAQTALISVAKEMEEHPTLTVELGGYTDPRGATDYNYGLSQRRVDAVRKFLMDKGIQLARIQSASLGPITNADIPDAKKRRVTLKLLVDRE
- a CDS encoding N-formylglutamate amidohydrolase: MEPFPIVRHPTGGARAPILVSVPHYGTQPLPDITRDHYAEARFETFAYGFADTFAADLYSDLHEHGATVLATPFSRMFVDVNRRRDDFERHEDEVRSRRGVVRTHTMREVAIFARPLGADDLETRLRALYDPYYATLERLLAELRAMYGYALLLDGHTGSPRRMGDHQVIIGTRHGATCAPPLAAAVARVFTDHGFEVHDNVTGYTGGNIVTTFGQPERHRVHALQLEVNASLLMTTDREEFIAHITRGGIPDKAEANIARVRACLQELVAALPAVLATLHH
- a CDS encoding PIG-L deacetylase family protein; translated protein: MPDHADRKLEIVTAVPESAMVVFAHPDDAEIGSGGVIATWVAAGCDVSYVLCTNGEAGTADRDLTPEALVRKREQEQRAAADFMGVRHVEMLGYPDGRLEDTREFLGDVVRAIRRHRPHTVFVHDPYRIKGFQHRDHRKAGIVTTDAVYPYARDHLHFAEHITEEGLEPHKVRELWYWGADEPDVIVDVGAGIDRQIAALVRHQSQLPGFNVPEGVTIGERVRKGAAELGAPYGFEHAACFRRLLARR